In the Corynebacterium anserum genome, TCCGTGGTTCGTACTGAGGTGCTGCATGATGTGAGTTTTCAGATACCGGCCGGTAAAGTCACAGCTTTTGTTGGTCCATCGGGATCTGGAAAATCCACCACGCTTGCTTTAATGCAGCGGTTCTACGATCCTGACTCTGGCACGATCTACCTAGGAGAGCAGAACATGTCTGGCCTCACACGGGAGTCGGTACGTCGTTCTATCGGTTACGTTGAACAAGAAGCAGCGGTGCTGGCGGGAACAGTGCGTGACAACTTGCTGCTGGCGAGGTACGATGCTACAGACGGCGAATGCTGGGACTGTGTGCGACAGGTGGGATTGGATCAGCACTTTCAGCAGGCAGAAGGTCTAGACACGCTTATTGGTGACCGTGGCATGAGCCTCTCGGGTGGTCAGCGCCAGCGCTTAGCATTGGCTCGCATGCTTTTGATGGATGCCCCGATTTTGCTATTAGACGAACCAACGTCCGCGGTGGATTCTCGCAATGAGCAGCTTATTTTGGATGCAATTGCAGATTCTGCCCGTGGACGGACACTCGTGGTAGTCGCCCACAGGTTGTCCACCGTGATTGACGCGGATCAGATTATTGTTATGGAAGCTGGCAGAGTGGTTGCCGTAGGTACACATGAAGAATTGCTGCAGATCAGCACGCTGTATCGTGATCTAGCACACCGTCAGCTCTTGGATTAGGTTCCCCGGTTCAGTCTCCGTTGAGAAGGCTTTTTGGGTTTCTTTTCGCTGTCTTTCTCATGGGTGAACAACAATAGTCCCTCTCAGCGTAGCCTGAGAGGGACGAGGACGGTGATGTGCAGGAGGCCTAGAGAGCGTCTATGCGTCCGGTAGCATGCAGCGTATCCAATTTTGATGCTTTGCGCAGCTGTAGATCCCAGCTGGTGTTGTCCTTCTTAGCGAAGTAGGCAATGGAAGCTGGGAGGACCACTGGTTTAGCAAAATCCACCTGGAAGCGAGCCGCTGGTGGAATCTGTCCCTCCAGACCACGCAACATGGTGGCTGCAGACCACATGCCGTGTGCAATGGTGGCGGGGAATCCAAAGGCCTTGGCGCCGAGGTTGGAAACGTGGATAGGGTTCTTATCGCCGGAAGCCTCAGCATAAATCTTGATGTCTTCCGGGGTCACGCGGTAGCTGGCAGTCGGTGATACTTCTGGTTTCTCCGCTTTATCGAGAAGGCGCGCATCCGTCGGCTCGACGTTCTTGTAAGGGGAGGAGCTTGAAAGTTTAGCGCCCTTCGCGAGGAATGCAGAGGTTTGTGTCCAAATGTCCTCACCAGCGACGGAAACCGTGGTGATGAAATCGATGAGTACGCCCTTGGTGTGAGGACGCAGGTTCTCCGCATGCACGGAGATGTCCAGCACATCGTCGACTGTTAGGGGACGAGTTTGCTCGATGGTGTTGTTGAGATGAACCAGTCCCACCGCAGTCAAAGGGAAGTCTTTTGAGGTCATCACCTTCATAACGAGAGGGAAAGACAACACGTAGGGATAGGTCAGTGGCAGTTCGTTGCGGAGGCGCAGTCCCGTCGCGCTGTTGTAGGCAGCGAGGTGACGAACATCGATTTTCACGCCTTTGACTTTGTACGCGGTGGTGGGGTTCTCCTTGGCGCTGCGCTTGGTACCCACGCCCGGAATGATGTCCTTGACCGCGTTGCGGTATTCGTCCATCAGCACTGGGATGGAATCGAGTTCCTTGTAGGTCACGGTAGTCATTGTGTGCTGTGTTTCCTTTTCCTTTTTCGACGCCAGCAGACTCTAGTTATGCACGTCATTAATGCGAGCAATTCCCAACACCTAGCTTAGATAGCTGGCGTTGGGAACGCTGGGGAATTAAGCGCCCAACAGACCCTGGCCACAGACACGGATAGTGTTGCCGGTGACGGAGCTGGAGGCTGGAGCTGCGAAGTAAGCGATTGCTTCTGCAACGTCCACGGTCTGACCACCCTGGTGCAGGGAGCTCATCAGACGACCAGCCTGGCGGGTTCCGAATGGGATGGCTGCTGTCATGGCAGTTTCAATGAAGCCCGGCGCAACAGCATTGATGGTGATGTTCTTCTCTGCCAGCTTGGCAGAGAGAGAATCGACGAAACCGATGATTGCGGCCTTGGTCAGGCCGTAGTTGGTCTGACCTCGGTTACCGGCGATACCAGCGATAGAGGAAACGCCGATGACGCGACCGTTTTCTGCCAAACCACCATTAGCGAGCAGGCCCTCGGTGATGCGTACTGGGGCGATGAGGTTGACGGACATGACTGCGTTCCAGCGGCCTTCATCCATGTTGGCGAGCAGCTTATCGCGGGTAATACCAGCGTTGTGAACGATGATGTCCACTGGTCCACCGTGACGTTGCTCGGCGTGTTCCTTGATCTTGTCTGCAGCATCAGCTGCGGTGACATCCAATGGGAGGGCGGTTCCCTTGACCTTATTGGCGGTTTCGGTCAGACCTTCACCTGCTTGAGGGACGTCTACGCAAATGACCTTGGCGCCGTCGCGAGCTAGAACTTCGGCGATGGTAGCGCCGATACCGCGAGCCGCACCGGTTACGACGGCGATCTTTCCTTCGGTGGGCAGATCCCAGTTCGAGGGAAGCTCAGCTCCCTCAGCGCCTACGCGAATAACCTGTGCGTCGACAAAAGCGGACTTTCCAGAGAGGAGGAATCGGATGGTAGATTCCACGCCGGAGAGATCATCGGAGGATACTTCTGGGGCAACGTAGACCAACTGAGCGGTAGCGCCACGCAGCAGCTCCTTGGCCACGGAGCGAGTGAAGCCTTCGAGGCCACGCTGGACGATGCGTTCATCGGCGTCGTCGCACAGCTCCGGGGTGGTGCCGATGACGACGATGCGGCCGGATGGTTTGATCTGGCGCATGATTGGGTGGAAAAAGTCGAAAATTTCCTGGAGGTCTTCGGGACGCTTGATACCGGTCGCATCGAAAACGAATGCTGCGTGCTTACCTTCTCCGGCAGTGTCGGTGACCTGGTAGTCGCCAGAGAGAAGGCTCTTGAGACCATCGGCGATGCGACCACGGCCACCTAGCAGGACGGTGCCGTCGAGGGCAGGCTCGCCCTTCTTGTAACGGCGTAGAGGCTCCTGCTGTGGAATACCGATCTTAGGTGCGATGAACTTACCGGCCGGGGAATCCAAGAACTGCAGGAATGCGTCCTTCTTTGGTGCAGACACGTAAAAACTCCTTGACGTATTTTGCTGCGATATGTGTTGTCTAGCTCTCCACGATAGCGAAGGGGCGAGAAGGTGTCTTGGAGTGGAGAACTCCGTCACTATTTCCCGTCTTTCATTAACGCACATCGCCAAGACAATGTATGTTCTTGTATATAACCCTACGGTGTGATCGAGCTCAAGGTGTGACATCGAAGAAACTTGGCGCACACTTTTGTTCGTGTACAGTCACCGGGAGTGCCCGTGTGCGCATACACCGCTAACAACCACTACTTCCATGGAGAGAATCTGACTATGACTAACGGATCCCCTCGCAAGGTCGCCATCCTGGGCGGCAACCGTATTCCTTTCGCCCGCTCCAACAAGGAGTATGCGGATGCTTCTAACCAGGACATGCTGACTGCTGCGCTGGATGGCCTCGTAGCTCGCTACGGTCTGCAGGGCGAGGAGCTGGGCCTGGTGGCTGCTGGTGCTGTGCTGAAGCATTCCCGCGATTTCAACCTCACTCGTGAAGTCGTCCTGGGTTCTGCTCTTTCTTCCACCACCCCTGCATTCGACTTGCAGATGGCTTGTGGCACAGGCCTAGCTGCCCTTGTTCAGGTGGCTGACGCCATTGCTTTGGGTCGCATCGAAGCTGGCATTGCCGGCGGTGTGGATACCACCTCCGATGCTCCTCTGGCTGTCAACGATGAACTGCGTAAGACCCTGATCAAGGTCACCAACGCTAAGACCACGCAGCAACGATTGAAGTTGCTGGGTTCTATTCGCCCATCCCAGATTGCGCCAGAACAGCCTTCTAACGGTGAGCCCCGCACTGGTCTATCCATGGGTGAGCACGCCGCAATCACAGCTCGCGAAATGGGCATTTCCCGGGAAGATCAGGATCAGCTGGCCGCCGAATCCCATCAGAAGCTGGCCAAAGCTTATGAGGATGGCTTCTTTGAGGATCTTCTCACTCCATACTTGGGTGTTCAGCGTGATACCAACCTGCGTCCAGATTCGACCGTAGAGAAGCTCGCCAAACTTAAGCCAGTATTCGGCAAGCGTGATGCGGAGGCTCATGGCACTACCGCAACCATGACTGCCGGTAACTCCACTCCTCTGACCGATGGAGCCTCCGTAGTTTTGGCCGCATCCGAAGAGTGGGCTGAGGAGCACAACATTCCGGTTCGTGCTTACTTGGTTGATTCTGAGGTCGCTTCTGTGGACTTCATTCATGGCAAGAATGGTTGCACACCGGACGGCCTGCTGATGTCTCCAACTATTGCTGTTAAGCGCATGCTGGAGCGTAATGGCTTGTCTCTGCAGGATTTCGATTTCTATGAAATTCATGAGGCTTTTGCCTCTCAGACCTTGGCCACTTTGAAGGCTTGGGAGTCTGAGGATTACTGCCGTGAGCGCCTGGGATTGGATGCCCCACTGGGCTCCATCGACCGCTCCAAGCTGAATGTGAATGGTTCTTCGCTGGCTGCGGGACACCCATTTGCTGCAACTGGTGGCCGTATTGTTGCTTCTACTGCGAAGTTGCTGGAACAGAAGGGCTCGGGTCGCGCACTGGTGTCTATCTGTGCCGCTGGTGGCCAGGGCATTGTGGCTATCCTAGAGCGTTAATTTTCGTGTGCTGCACCATGTGCAGCACCTCGTGATTGAGCTCTAGGCAGTGAGTGTGGACGTTCGTAACGGGTGTGGACATTTGCAGCGAGTATGGCCGCTTGCAGTGAATGTGAATGTTCGCAGTGGGTGAGAGCGTCCGTGCTAACAGCGGGGTTTCCGGGAAGGGAAGCCCCGTTTTTGTTGCGGCTTTTCCAGATGGCAGGGGCATCCCGCTGATGTGATTTATCTCCTTGTTTTCTCTTCGACGCCACCAATCTCTATCCCCGAGAGGACGAAGGGCATTAATCTAAAGCCATGTTAAAGATCGGTCTGACAGGCGGCATTGGCTCAGGCAAGTCCACGGTGTCGAAAAAACTAGATGAAATGGGCGCGTTTGTCGTGGATGCTGACAAAATCGCCCGGGAAATAGTGGAACCCGGTGAGCCGGCGCTAGCTGAACTCGCAGAAGAATTTGAAGGCATCCTCAATGAGGATGGCACTCTTAACCGGCAGGAACTTGCACGTCAGGCTTTTGCTAGTCGCGAAGCGACGAAGAAATTAAACTCCATCACGCATCCTCGCATTCGTGAGCGCACAGATGAGCTTTTTCATGAGGCTGAGCTAGAGGGAGAGAAGGTTCTTGTCTACGACATGCCATTGCTCATTGAAAATGGTGAGGCGGACCGCGTGGATCATGTTCTGGTAGTGGATGCTCCCGACGACGTTCGGGTGAAACGGTTGACGCAGTACCGCAATCTGGATGAGAAGGATGCACGTGCTCGCATTGATGCGCAAATCGACCGCGAAACACGCCTAGCCGTCGCAGACACTGTTTTAGATAATTCCGGGGATCTCGAGGAGCTGATGGAACAAG is a window encoding:
- the coaE gene encoding dephospho-CoA kinase → MLKIGLTGGIGSGKSTVSKKLDEMGAFVVDADKIAREIVEPGEPALAELAEEFEGILNEDGTLNRQELARQAFASREATKKLNSITHPRIRERTDELFHEAELEGEKVLVYDMPLLIENGEADRVDHVLVVDAPDDVRVKRLTQYRNLDEKDARARIDAQIDRETRLAVADTVLDNSGDLEELMEQVESFWDEVV
- a CDS encoding acetyl-CoA C-acetyltransferase, which translates into the protein MTNGSPRKVAILGGNRIPFARSNKEYADASNQDMLTAALDGLVARYGLQGEELGLVAAGAVLKHSRDFNLTREVVLGSALSSTTPAFDLQMACGTGLAALVQVADAIALGRIEAGIAGGVDTTSDAPLAVNDELRKTLIKVTNAKTTQQRLKLLGSIRPSQIAPEQPSNGEPRTGLSMGEHAAITAREMGISREDQDQLAAESHQKLAKAYEDGFFEDLLTPYLGVQRDTNLRPDSTVEKLAKLKPVFGKRDAEAHGTTATMTAGNSTPLTDGASVVLAASEEWAEEHNIPVRAYLVDSEVASVDFIHGKNGCTPDGLLMSPTIAVKRMLERNGLSLQDFDFYEIHEAFASQTLATLKAWESEDYCRERLGLDAPLGSIDRSKLNVNGSSLAAGHPFAATGGRIVASTAKLLEQKGSGRALVSICAAGGQGIVAILER
- a CDS encoding 3-oxoacyl-ACP reductase; its protein translation is MSAPKKDAFLQFLDSPAGKFIAPKIGIPQQEPLRRYKKGEPALDGTVLLGGRGRIADGLKSLLSGDYQVTDTAGEGKHAAFVFDATGIKRPEDLQEIFDFFHPIMRQIKPSGRIVVIGTTPELCDDADERIVQRGLEGFTRSVAKELLRGATAQLVYVAPEVSSDDLSGVESTIRFLLSGKSAFVDAQVIRVGAEGAELPSNWDLPTEGKIAVVTGAARGIGATIAEVLARDGAKVICVDVPQAGEGLTETANKVKGTALPLDVTAADAADKIKEHAEQRHGGPVDIIVHNAGITRDKLLANMDEGRWNAVMSVNLIAPVRITEGLLANGGLAENGRVIGVSSIAGIAGNRGQTNYGLTKAAIIGFVDSLSAKLAEKNITINAVAPGFIETAMTAAIPFGTRQAGRLMSSLHQGGQTVDVAEAIAYFAAPASSSVTGNTIRVCGQGLLGA
- a CDS encoding MaoC family dehydratase; protein product: MTTVTYKELDSIPVLMDEYRNAVKDIIPGVGTKRSAKENPTTAYKVKGVKIDVRHLAAYNSATGLRLRNELPLTYPYVLSFPLVMKVMTSKDFPLTAVGLVHLNNTIEQTRPLTVDDVLDISVHAENLRPHTKGVLIDFITTVSVAGEDIWTQTSAFLAKGAKLSSSSPYKNVEPTDARLLDKAEKPEVSPTASYRVTPEDIKIYAEASGDKNPIHVSNLGAKAFGFPATIAHGMWSAATMLRGLEGQIPPAARFQVDFAKPVVLPASIAYFAKKDNTSWDLQLRKASKLDTLHATGRIDAL